One window from the genome of Deltaproteobacteria bacterium encodes:
- a CDS encoding alpha/beta hydrolase, which yields MGGGVVIARITGGLELSARALALPWLLGLRWAGALRGPAGSGMPQVRRSAALALKVAADEAFLATELVSGGLLLRATDRRRLAGEIAAAHELFARRGWLAEPRGYHRAPPLLHSVEEEPRRLGRLGYRHARFESGYAPHPDEPGSERWSQYHANRSAHVWLLRHDEEAPAPGAPGPGRNGKGRPWVVCVPGFRMGHPLVDLTAFHARWLHEVLGLDVAIYVMPFHGPRRCGRRSGDGYLSGDFVDTLHAQAQAVWDLRRLIGWLRRAGAGRVAVHGISLGAYTAALLAALEPRLDAIVAGVPASCFVGLARSHVPPGIAGLLARTGFPLERIEEVLRVVSPLAMPVQVPRERRFLYAGTADRLAPPEQAWNLWRHWERPHVTWYQGSHISFLFEPAVHDLLREALVGEGDGDGRRTVPRDQAWMGGRWWRQGSASSS from the coding sequence TTGGGTGGCGGCGTCGTGATCGCGCGGATCACGGGCGGCTTGGAGCTCTCGGCGCGCGCGCTGGCGCTGCCGTGGCTGCTCGGCCTGCGCTGGGCCGGCGCCTTGCGCGGGCCGGCCGGCTCCGGCATGCCGCAGGTGCGGCGCTCGGCCGCCCTTGCACTCAAGGTGGCCGCCGACGAGGCCTTCCTCGCGACGGAGCTGGTCTCGGGCGGGCTCCTGCTGCGCGCCACGGACCGCCGGCGGCTGGCCGGCGAGATCGCCGCGGCGCACGAGCTCTTCGCGCGCCGCGGCTGGCTCGCCGAGCCGCGTGGCTACCACCGGGCGCCACCGCTCCTGCACAGCGTCGAGGAGGAGCCCCGGAGGCTCGGGCGGCTCGGCTACCGGCATGCCCGCTTCGAGAGCGGCTACGCGCCGCACCCGGACGAGCCCGGATCCGAGCGCTGGTCGCAATACCACGCGAACCGCAGCGCGCACGTCTGGCTGCTGCGGCACGACGAGGAGGCGCCCGCTCCGGGCGCGCCGGGGCCGGGTCGGAACGGGAAGGGGCGCCCCTGGGTGGTGTGCGTGCCCGGCTTCCGGATGGGCCATCCGCTCGTCGATCTCACCGCCTTCCACGCGCGCTGGCTGCACGAGGTGCTGGGCCTCGACGTCGCGATCTACGTGATGCCCTTCCACGGGCCCCGCCGCTGCGGCCGGCGCAGCGGCGACGGCTATCTCTCCGGCGATTTCGTCGACACGCTGCACGCCCAGGCCCAGGCCGTGTGGGACCTGCGGCGGCTGATCGGCTGGCTGCGCCGCGCGGGCGCCGGCCGCGTCGCCGTGCACGGCATCTCGCTCGGGGCCTACACGGCGGCACTGCTGGCGGCGCTCGAGCCGCGGCTCGACGCGATCGTGGCCGGCGTCCCGGCATCGTGCTTCGTCGGGCTCGCACGCTCGCACGTGCCGCCCGGGATCGCGGGCCTGCTCGCCCGCACCGGCTTCCCGCTCGAGCGCATCGAGGAGGTGCTGCGCGTCGTCTCGCCGCTGGCGATGCCGGTGCAGGTGCCCCGCGAGCGACGCTTCCTCTACGCCGGCACCGCCGATCGCCTCGCGCCGCCCGAGCAGGCCTGGAACCTCTGGCGCCACTGGGAGCGCCCGCACGTGACCTGGTACCAGGGCAGCCACATCTCCTTCCTCTTCGAGCCCGCCGTCCACGACCTCCTGCGCGAGGCCCTCGTCGGAGAAGGGGACGGCGACGGTCGCAGGACCGTCCCCCGCGATCAGGCGTGGATGGGAGGACGCTGGTGGCGCCAGGGGAGCGCCTCCTCGAGCTGA
- a CDS encoding amidase family protein → METDATGMAELVRRREVTPIELVDAAIARIEKLDPQLNAVILPAFERARAAAKALASAPDLADRPFAGVPFLMKDLGGPEAGAPCHMGMGCLKEAGWIEREGSHLAERVARAGLISLGRTNTPELGLLPTTEPLAYGPTRNPWNPGHSSGGSSGGASAAVASGMVPMAHASDGGGSIRIPAAHTGLVGLKPTRGRSSFGPGAGERWGGFSCELVVSKTVRDTAGFLDLAQGAEPGDPYTAPPPARRYVREVGADPGRLRIGLLAGSPREGVVVDPACAEAALATARALDALGHRVEEASPEAYADPAVGRGYVTVVACNVARALEAVGEKLGRALGPGDVEPMTWAIAELGRATPVATYLEQIDFVHRFGRRMAAWWGSGFDLLLTPTTAEPAPRIGEFEQTPDQPLRPFLRAAPFGPFTFPINMTGQPAISLPAHLTESGLPVGAMLVAATGREDLLLRVAAQLEEALPWRHQRPPIHA, encoded by the coding sequence ATGGAAACGGACGCAACGGGGATGGCGGAGCTGGTGCGCCGGCGCGAGGTGACGCCGATCGAGCTCGTGGACGCGGCGATCGCGCGGATCGAGAAGCTCGATCCGCAGCTGAACGCGGTGATCCTGCCGGCCTTCGAGCGCGCGCGCGCCGCCGCGAAGGCGCTCGCCTCCGCGCCGGACCTCGCCGACCGGCCCTTCGCGGGCGTCCCGTTCCTGATGAAGGATCTCGGCGGCCCCGAGGCCGGCGCCCCCTGCCACATGGGCATGGGGTGCCTGAAGGAGGCCGGCTGGATCGAGCGCGAGGGGAGCCACCTCGCCGAGCGCGTGGCGCGCGCCGGCCTGATCTCGCTCGGTCGCACCAACACGCCCGAGCTCGGCCTGCTTCCCACGACCGAGCCGCTCGCCTACGGGCCGACGCGCAACCCCTGGAACCCGGGCCACAGCTCGGGCGGCTCGAGCGGCGGCGCCTCGGCGGCGGTCGCGTCCGGGATGGTGCCGATGGCGCACGCGAGCGACGGAGGGGGCTCGATCCGGATCCCGGCCGCACACACGGGCCTCGTCGGCCTCAAGCCGACGCGCGGGCGCAGCTCCTTCGGGCCGGGCGCGGGTGAGCGCTGGGGCGGGTTCTCGTGCGAGCTGGTGGTGTCGAAGACCGTGCGGGACACCGCGGGCTTCCTCGACCTCGCGCAGGGTGCCGAGCCGGGCGATCCCTACACGGCGCCGCCGCCCGCGCGCCGCTACGTGCGGGAGGTCGGGGCCGACCCGGGCCGCCTGCGCATCGGCCTGCTCGCGGGCTCGCCGCGCGAGGGGGTCGTCGTCGATCCGGCGTGCGCCGAGGCCGCGCTCGCGACGGCGCGCGCGCTCGACGCGCTCGGCCACCGGGTCGAGGAGGCGAGCCCGGAGGCCTACGCGGATCCGGCCGTGGGGCGCGGCTACGTGACGGTGGTCGCCTGCAACGTCGCCCGTGCCCTCGAGGCCGTCGGCGAGAAGCTCGGCCGCGCGCTCGGCCCCGGCGACGTCGAGCCGATGACCTGGGCGATCGCCGAGCTCGGCCGCGCGACGCCGGTGGCGACCTACCTCGAGCAGATCGACTTCGTGCACCGCTTCGGGCGGCGGATGGCGGCGTGGTGGGGCAGCGGCTTCGACCTGCTCCTCACCCCGACCACCGCCGAGCCGGCGCCGCGGATCGGCGAGTTCGAGCAGACGCCGGACCAGCCGTTGCGCCCGTTCCTACGCGCTGCTCCGTTCGGCCCCTTCACCTTCCCGATCAACATGACCGGCCAGCCCGCGATCTCGCTCCCGGCGCACCTGACCGAGAGCGGGCTCCCGGTCGGCGCCATGCTGGTGGCCGCGACCGGCCGCGAGGATCTCCTGCTGCGCGTCGCCGCTCAGCTCGAGGAGGCGCTCCCCTGGCGCCACCAGCGTCCTCCCATCCACGCCTGA
- a CDS encoding PaaI family thioesterase: METFETIVRDVIAGSPYARKLAIACEQVAPDQVRMRLPWTADHVTIGDLVHGGAIASLVDVAATGACWATPELAPGARGTTIGFSISYLNAGRAQDLLAAARIVQRGRSIVIAEVDVHGADGTHVARALVTYKRSA; this comes from the coding sequence ATGGAGACCTTCGAGACGATCGTCCGCGACGTGATCGCCGGCTCGCCCTACGCGCGCAAGCTCGCGATCGCCTGCGAGCAGGTCGCACCCGACCAGGTGCGCATGCGGCTGCCCTGGACAGCGGACCACGTCACGATCGGCGACCTCGTACACGGCGGCGCGATCGCCTCGCTGGTGGACGTGGCCGCGACGGGCGCCTGCTGGGCGACGCCGGAGCTGGCCCCCGGCGCACGCGGCACCACGATCGGCTTCTCGATCTCGTACCTGAACGCGGGCCGCGCGCAGGACCTGCTCGCCGCGGCCCGGATCGTGCAGCGCGGGCGCTCGATCGTGATCGCCGAGGTCGACGTGCACGGCGCCGACGGCACCCACGTGGCGCGCGCGCTGGTCACCTACAAGCGCTCGGCGTAA
- a CDS encoding type 1 glutamine amidotransferase, producing the protein MRVRVLQHVAFEGPAALAPALSAAGHEVAVTRLDAGEPLPSLAELDWLVVMGGPMSVHDEAHYAWLAPEKRLLRAAVEGGRRVLGVCLGAQLVAASLGAAVTRNPEREIGWFPVARAPGAECSPLGRALPARFPAFHWHGETFALPPGAVRLAASEACAEQAFAIGERVLGLQFHLETTPESAKALVEHCAHELGPGRWVQDASAILAPDAPFAEAHTLMRGLLTALG; encoded by the coding sequence ATGCGCGTGCGCGTCCTCCAACACGTGGCCTTCGAGGGTCCGGCAGCGCTCGCGCCCGCGCTGTCCGCCGCGGGCCACGAGGTCGCGGTCACCCGCCTCGACGCCGGCGAGCCCCTTCCTTCGCTGGCGGAGCTCGACTGGCTCGTCGTGATGGGCGGCCCGATGAGCGTGCACGACGAAGCCCACTACGCCTGGCTGGCGCCCGAGAAGCGCCTGCTGCGCGCTGCCGTCGAGGGCGGGCGCCGCGTGCTCGGCGTGTGCCTCGGCGCGCAGCTCGTCGCCGCCTCGCTCGGCGCCGCGGTGACGCGCAACCCGGAGCGCGAGATCGGCTGGTTCCCGGTCGCGCGCGCGCCGGGCGCCGAGTGCTCCCCGCTCGGGCGCGCGCTGCCCGCACGCTTCCCGGCCTTCCACTGGCACGGCGAGACCTTCGCGCTGCCGCCCGGGGCCGTGCGCCTGGCCGCGAGCGAGGCCTGCGCGGAGCAGGCCTTCGCGATCGGCGAGCGCGTGCTCGGGCTCCAGTTCCACCTCGAGACGACGCCCGAGTCGGCGAAGGCGCTGGTCGAGCACTGCGCGCACGAGCTCGGGCCGGGACGCTGGGTGCAGGATGCGAGCGCGATCCTGGCTCCCGACGCGCCCTTCGCCGAGGCCCACACGCTGATGCGCGGGCTCCTGACCGCGCTCGGCTAG